The Dioscorea cayenensis subsp. rotundata cultivar TDr96_F1 chromosome 18, TDr96_F1_v2_PseudoChromosome.rev07_lg8_w22 25.fasta, whole genome shotgun sequence genome includes the window aattaaaacaCCTTTTAAAAGACAATGAATTATGAGCTAGAAGTTCAAAAATACTATCAATGAAGAGATCAATATACATAACAACTTACAGTATAAATTCTCGTCTGAGTGGCGAGAATTTGATTCTCGGTTGAGGGCACATTCCCACCtgctccaccgaggcttgtaCACGCCCCTGACAATTTTAACAGGTCCCCTACTtctcttgtcaaaaaaaaaacttacagtATAAATTATTCTGCAACTAGTGATACAAAAAGCCAGATAAATTTGACACAAAGACAGAACTAATTAAGAACTCAAGATCTAGAAGATGCAAAAATGTATTAATAACAATGTCATTAATTCAGGCAAAAAGTCCATTTACCTAATTGTCGATGCactaattaattgttttaaacaaactagtattgttttgaacaataattaatttacaatacGAGCTACTCATTCTcattttcaatgattttttttaaatggtttgaATGGTGTGCAACATAATTAATTAcgtattattcaaattaattaaaaatacattatccaaattttattaagcataaaatttttcattaagctaatgaacaaataaaatccaaatatacaTTCAAATCAACAAAGGGATGATTTCATCTCCTTCAGCTCACCATCCATAACTAAAGTCTCCAGAGTcacctatttatatatatatatatatatatatcttgtattttttatcatatctccTCCACAAACAGTGATAGCAATGAAAATGACTAATGATTGTGTTGTGAGTCAGCACATTAAGAGGGATTCAGTAGAAAACTAATGGGcttaatcaatgaaaagaaaataaaaataatcacaatGCAAAAACAAGGATAACAGCCATTGTCAATAATCATTGTTTCACATAATCAGGAAAACAGTTTGGaagttttaaataaatgaaaacaaccTAATTACATCATGCCGACTAAAATAAGAATTCTAGTTGTCACATAAAATTTCTGTTGCTTTTTTATTGAATAAGTGAGAGCTTGAAATAGAAAAACGAGtttaatgtgtgtgtatatatataaaagttagtTACCTACTTATTTctctagatttaaaatctaaagaTATTTACATAATAACCATTAGATTAAAATCTAACAATCATTATACAAGTCCGctttcacaataaaaaaatattaaattttaaaaaataatttaataactgCTTTTCAGAcatttttagatttaaaatctaaatagacatttttagatttaaaatctaaatacacccttgatgatgaattatatatatatacaatccacaaaccaataaaaaaaaaacataaagaagaagaagaattgttaatcatgaaaataaataaataaacttttcaGTAAATCTTGATCAAACTGGTAATCATAAAGAAAACTCACATATACGTTCACTCTATTAGAGCAACCCTTTAGCTATTACCATAAGTTAACATACACACAAAGAGATGTCCTTTTGAACTCTTTCTAATTAAATAGGCACCAAGTTAAGTATGCCTTTTTCAATGTTTGACATCCACCCAATcctgaagaaaggaaaaaaaaatacatagcaTTGAGCCACAAGGATTTGGTTTCTGGTGACTCATTGACACAAAATGTTACAGTTCAGGCCTGTAGAACAAACTAGGCTGGTCAGATGGTGACAACACTTCGGCGAATTCCCTAAGAATAAGATTCACCAATTTTacataaacatacatatatactcGGGCACAGATTTATGATCTACCGCCTTTCACTATTTCCGCCTTTTTCTAATTCATCTACTAGATGTTTCAATGACGAGACTTTTGAGGCTAAAGTTCTGTACAACCTGGAGTATCGAGCACGGGTACCGTCAGCAGTTCGTGCGAGGGCCAGTGAGCTTATAGCCTCCGGCAACTGATCAAACACATGTTTGATCTCTTCAAAGGTCATGTTAGCAAGGGATGAAGGTCGTGGAGCAACACGGACTATCTCTCCGCCTTTGGGTTCTTGAACCCGGGCATCTGCTTTGATTACCAGCTCGGAATTTGAGTTGGCGCCGCATTTTATGATGAATGGGACACTTGAACCTGTATTGAACTGCAATACATTCCACTGAGTAACTTCAGTATCTGCAGTAGATGGTTGGCCACTCTGGGAATCTTCGCTCGAGTCTCCTTCCTCTTCTGGTATTGGCTGCACAAATTCATAATATTCAGTGACGATGGTGAAATGCAGTATGTTCTATAACCTCGAGCGATAACCAGAACTCTCAAAATATCTTGCAATGGATAATCACAAAGAATGCTTGATGGTTTTTCGTGCATATAATGGATGGTAGCTTCTGGCACATAATATCCAATGGTAATGGCAGATACAGTCTCAAGAAAtgaaactaaaaaagaaaaagttgacATAAAATGTATTCGGCTATTCATGACATGAATCTAGTTATATGAGCTGTTGATACTAATAAACAATTGATAACTCGTGGTTCATACAAAGGATGGTAAGTTCATGTGACTGGAAACATCATCTAAAGATATGCTGAAATGTTAGAAAATAGTGAAGGCTCTTATAAGGATTCACCAATATTGCTTACATTATAAGAAGAAGTATGCAGAAAAGAATTCATCCCTCCATTTCTATCCCTTGATTTTCCTCCTACCTTAATATAACTATGAGATACCTTCCACATGTTGGATCCAATGAATCATCTTAGAGCACCTACAATGGAGTGCTCATGATATTATTGGGTATGTATCATTGAAAATGAGATGAGTTTAAATTAGAAGTTCATGTCAGAAGCATCTTTCCTTTGCCAATGCTGCAATAATAACAAACTTGATTTATTCTAAGGAACATCTCATAGTCTGCTAATTAAGTGCTCATAAGTATGCTTCCATTAAGGTTGCTTCAGCCCAGTTTATAGTTTTCCCAAGATGCACATGTGATCGCTGCTTAGTGAATGCTTTGAGCCTTTGATTACTAAATTCTGGCAAAactagttctttttcttttcttgcacTCGTTACCAACTTCTATGGAATCAGATACTTTCAGGCGAAAACACTACAGAAAAGCAAAGATAAGATGTGGCAGGGAAATCAATGTTCATTGTGTTATCCATTTTTGATGGGCAAATCTCTGAATTGTTAATAAAATCGCTTCAACTTTTGACTCTATTCACATATCTTAATGTCTATCACATGAATATTACTATGGAAAgaaatttattttccattttatcAAGTTCACAGTAATGTGAAACAAACATTACTAGTTACTAATTCAGGATTTTAACAGCACACTTATTAAGGAATCATACCAGTCAAGGAGAATCTaagaccaaaaaaatataacaatcaaCAAATAGAAGAAAATGGCTAAGCATAAGGGCAAAAGATCAAATTTGGACCTGACCTCTCTCTAGAAATATCCTCAAATTCAAGAATACTGGAAGATGGTCATCAAAAGAACATTAATATTGGCCAGGGAAGGCAGATGAACGTACCTCTACCATTCTACGAGCATCTGAAATATGTCTCTGAGCGCAAGGATGATCCATGTCGAGTAGTGATGGCATCTGCCCCGCAAGTTCATCCAATGACGCCAACAGAGCTTTCTTCTTGGTCTTGGTCAGAGATCTTACAGCTGTTTGCCTAATGATTTCCTGTACAAAACCAATTTCTTCAGCACTGAGGACTTGACAACAAATCTGAAGGCAATATAATAAATGACACAAAGTAGAGTTGACAGCGGCTGACCTTGACTTGTTTGAGGATGCTCTCAAGAGATATTAAAGATGCTAATCGTGCATCTTCAGCTGCAGTTGAAGGATTGTGAATTGGTGAACCACcttcttcttttgttattaAGGCAGCATCGCTTCGCATTTGTTGTAATATCTGACATTGAAAAGGAATCAACATAATATTTACAATGAATACCAATATCTTATCAAATAGCCCATGGTAGGACTGTCAAGAAGAGATAATAAATAATCCAATGGCATGTAATAATCTTTCACAAAGCATTAGGTTTTCACCTCTTAAggtaacaaatttttaattcttcaaaGTCACAAGTAGACTATTTGAAGTTAAATTCTACCGCACGATGGAAGGGATATTGCTGCTATGCATGTTTTTACCGGTGACAAATCAATATAACAGGGCTTGTAAAAGCCAATATGTGCAGTTTTCAACTTAGGTTTACATCCAGTAAGCAATGGATAGATGAAACCAGTGTGACAAAAAGCTCAACAAACTAACAGTTTATTATATGTCTTTTCTTTCAGCAATAGGTTAAccatttcttaattgatgtcatAAAATGTGAATTATTTCATCAACATTATTCCCAATTATCTCATATTGAACAATTAATACTCCAAATGGATCTCATTTTGCTTAAAGTAAACTTTGGAGCACAGGCATCCCTTATACAAGAAAGATTTCTTGAATAAGACAATGTGgtaaaaatcatttttgttcattttgacaCATATATCTATGGCAATAAAGTACAATGGCACAATTAGATATTAACagcaaatataaaatatgtcaAGAAATCAGTACACCATGCCTAAATGCTCTCACGATACAACATCAGGGGGCATTGCATGCTATAAATTCTCTAAACATGCATATACCTGaccagattaaaaaaaaaaaaccaattttatAAATGCAAGTTTGACATGCTTGCATCTACCTTTCTTCTCTTATGGTCAACTGATTCAAGAGCTGATCGCAATTTGTTTACATGAGGTAGGTCATCAGCCTCCTCCATTGCCAAAGTTCCTGCTATATCCTAATCAAAGATAacagaaaaagaataaaattctgtATTTCAAGCAAAGATACAGAAAATTAAAATTGCTTAAAATGTATCTGTTAGATGCCACATGGGTTATATGTGGCCCCCGCAACCAACCAAGAAAAGAAGACTAAAGGCACAGTGCATAACTTGcatattaaataatgaattccTTTGGGAAAGAAAATCACAGGCATTATTCACAAAAATGGAATGTTTTATTAAGCAGCTATAGCAATTTGGCCGCAAATTTGGCAGTGGTCTTCGACTAAGTTTAGAATGGTGATTATGAATGGTGATTATGCTTTTTTCCCACTACCTGCTAACTTTAATTAAAACTTGTTTGCATGATCTCATCTTGGTTTAACTGACTGTATCCAAATTTAGCTGACTTTGTCCTAGTTCAgtaaatttcataaaaacttTCTCCAgttaaaattgattataataaatttaaaacttcaTCAGTTCTTCTCTTCTTGGTTTATACCTATAGATATATATCGTGTAATCATGTAATGCATATAGTGGAATCAAGTAGAAATCACTTCTACCTAACTATATTCGCATATTGGTGTAGGAACACCCCGGCATCATCATGTATCTTTTCATAGCAGAGAATGTGAAAAATAACTCAGGAATGGTTCCATTAAGTGATCCATAAATGGTTTCATTAAGCAGCAATGATGAATTAAAACAACATGGTTTCTAATTACAAGTAACTTGGAAAATTCTGTCATGAAAACTAATATGAGCACTAGAAAGAATTGTTATTACATTATCTACCTGTAATTGAATGATGGGGAGACATTTCAATTTTCAGTAACTATAGATTGTGAATCCACAGAGAACAGATAAGCATGTCTTTCACTCTAGGTTACATTCCCTAGGTCAATAAATAGAGGAAGGAAACTTGGCTTAGCAAATGCAAAAAAGCTGCCGTCCACTTAATGTGTTGAAGATAATATTCTAATGcgatttcttaataaaaataactcatgcAATAATTATGTCATGGATATTAAAAAGAACAGGTATGGATAGTTaagtcatgaaaaaaaaatatgctaaGTTGAAAGACGAACATCTGAACCAAACCATTACACAACCGGCATGCTGAAGAACAAGATTGAGAAGCTCCAACATCAAATAGTGCGCACCTTTAGGTGTTGCAGCTGCGATGTGTAAACCCTTTTTGTGTATTCAGATAAAAGCTGACCTAAAGCATCAGTATTTGGAGGCTGTGCAGCACCAAGGCCAGCCATCCACCCATCCATAATGGCTGTGGACAGAAGCTCTAGTTGCCCTGTCATCCCTGCAGTAGCATCACTACCTGTGACTGAAAGAAACTCAAAATTCTCAGCGAGCCATGAACGAATTTGGCGTTGCAGTTCACCAGCCGGAGTGTGAACAAAAAGAGCAGCAAGAGCCTTATTCCCTATCGCAAAAGCCTTAGCTTCCTCAGTTATTTCCCGGAGCTTTCCACCAGTTACATGTTGCCTCCATGTTTCCTGTTCAATTAGATGCCTATCATGCCAtagatgaatgaaaaatagataaCATTGTAGAAGATGGAAGGGGATAACAGGGTAAAAAGGAATAGTAGGAACTAGAAACGGCCAAAACAATGCACCAAGATCATAAGAAAGATTTTACTTAATATGACATAGTATAGTTCTGTAACATAGTCATGGCTTCATATACCCACTTTCTTTTCAATAATCAGGAAGAAAggaatattaaaaacataaaaatagaaaCCATATGATGTGAGCATTTCCAAACTCTGTACCTGGTCAATCCCTCGAAGCTTTAGCACAATTGATGAAAATTTGGACTTCTTTTCTTGCTTTATATTGACCTTAAAACCTTGAACATGCTCATCAATTATAGCGTTCCTTGTACTAGAATCATAATAGACAGGAGATCGACCGGGACTGCTGCTCCTACTGGAACTTCTACTTCGGCCAGTATTAGCTTTCTCTAAAAATCGTTCAACAGGAGAAACCTACAGAACAGAAGAAAACACGAAGGGTGGTAACTCCTATCCATACAAAAGAAAAGTAACCAAGGCAAAAGTTGCATGTGGAGCTCATTACCTTTATGGATTGCAGTTCTGGAGACCTAGCAAGCAAAGATCTTATGTACAAGATTCTAACTCGAGAAACAAGCATAGTATCCATCACCCTTCTTGGTTCAATTTTACgaataaatgaaaaaacagCATCTCTAATTTCAGCAAGTATTTCATGCTCCCGTGCAGCACCAGCTTTAATGACAGCAGCCAAAACCTGCAAAAGATTCCTTTAATGGCTTAGTATTCATCacttaatgaaataattaaaacaaagaaacagAGCGCGCATATTAAAAAGCTAGAAAATTCGAAAAATACGCGTCAATAAAGGGTCATAGGCAGATGAACCAAAAGCtagaattataatatttatcaaacaTCTAATGATGAACCAATGAACTTATGACAAGGATGAAAATCTGTGCCTAAGGGGAGAAAACCATATAGTAAGAATGTAAGACATCAGGAATCAAGACAGACTATAAAATCCATGCATGGCCGGTACAGAATAATATTGAAGCCTTAAAAGTATACCAGCATCAAAAGCTTGTTCGCCCCATCAGCAATAGCTGCAAAGCTCTCAAATTGATCGGGATCAAACTCTGTTAGCGCAGCTGTCAGATATTCTCCAGCAGGAGTTGTCTTTCCCTTTTCAGAGCCTGACTTTACAATAGCACCAGCACTGCTAGATTTATCCTGACCATCGGGCAATGGGAGTACATCTACAGTGCTAACATTGCTAGTATCATTCCTGCCATTGGATGACCACAAGATGATAAATAAGCAACTACAAAAACACTGGAACAATCAAAGCtctttttaacattttaattatttttcagatACATAATCTACCTGTTTAGGTCTTTAGCTTGAAGGCCAGATGTTTTTTTGATAGAGGGGCTAGATACCTGCAGATGACCAAAAGGTCGGTACttacaaaacaaaaccataagTCGTTGAACATAGTTGTATTCTACACACACACTCAAGAAACAATACTGCATTCTAGTACCAAGAAAATATTCTGCAACTCACAGATTAATACATAACATGAACGGAAATTTATAATGCCACACCATTGGTCAAAAAGCTCCACATTTCACCTTGCTAACTGACTTTAAAGATATTAGAATTCACCAACACAAGAGCAGGCAACCAAAACAGTGGTAGCAGCTTATTGAATGGCATGTGAATTATCAATCCAATATCAGGGCATTAAAAATACCATAATAATAAATGTGAAAaggtgatttaaaaaaaaaatgagatgaaagaaataaagcTCTGCTAATTGCTTCAGCCTCTAGTTCATATTTCATACAGGTAACTTGATGTCCCGGCCAACCTTTATATTCTTTGAGATATTTCTGAGCTATTAAGTAGAAAATGCCATTTTGAACACAATTTGGACTTTAAAGACAAGAACAATGTAAGAAAACAATGCAGGAAAAAAAcagaacaaataataatttagtatAGTAATCAGATGTGAGAATTTTCCTTGGCCAGTAATCTATCCTGGAAGTGTTCTAGTACTAGCATATTAATAATAACagcaacacaaaaataataataataaccacttCTGCACAGAACCTGGGGTGATCCACCAAGTGAAGCCTTTTCAGTAAGCCTGTCAAAaagcttttcattttcttcatgcAATCgctgcagaaaaaaaaatagaataattgatcaatcaacacaaaaatcaaatacatCGAGGGAGGCTGACACCAAACTGCACTCAATAGTACCAAGGTTCATAAACAGAAACCACGAATTGGACATCTGCACTACTCAAATTAATCGATAACATTTAAAAGATCCAGAAATCAGAAATTTTGATAATCTCTTATTTATGAGTTTAGTGACAGCATCTAAACAAAGTATAATGTTCATATCAACTAATATCTAAagaacatatattttaatatgacAAAACcgaaattaaattttgttattgtagtatcataaatgcaaatatAACTAACAACATGTGCTGAAAGTTACAGGATAATAACATTATGTAATGTAGGCCAACATGCAGTGAATTTCCTATGAGGCTTTCaaccattaaaataaacaacCTGAATACTGGGTCATAAAATATAAGAAGctaagaaaaggaaaagcaaCATAAAGCAATGAAAGGAAGAAACTGACTGAACAATTATAAAAACACAGGAAAAGCTCAAGAGACAACAAGCATCCTAAGAACAATACATAATTCGAAGGTAGCCAAGCTAAAGCATACACAACCCAAAATTCATTAGATAGGAGAATggatataaagaaataatagcaTTAAAAATTGAAGTTTATTCCTAATATTCAGTATTAGAATAAGAATTAGGTGTTGCAAATAACATTTTTGCCTTGAGAGGACATTATTTGACAAACTGTTCGCTTGATGGATCACACGTTTGAGACAAGAAAACATCCTCCGTGAATGAGGATTGGGATTCCCAGTTTATGCATCTTTTGTGTACTTTCAGTCTTTTCAGATAATttcaacttctttttcttcattatcAGAATCTTGATGATTTCAATTTGATCAAATACAACTGTACTACGTAGTAATAACTTTTTCTAGGAATACTTCACTAACCACACTGGTCAAATCATGCCACAAGACGTTTAAAATTGCCAGTTAAAACAATAAAGGATTTATACGAACCCTATGCATGATTTATTTTGGATGCTGATCACACAAAATACCATCAGACAATGCAAACTGCTGCAGACAAATATAAATTGCATGGCAAATTAAGCAAACCTCGATAAGCGCGTCCCTCTTAGCAAGTTCTTCTTCAAGCTTTCTAGTTACATCTGAAGAATTAACACTATCCCCTGTTGCCTTAGGAGCTGAAACCCCTAGAGACCCAGACTCAGACTGAAGAGCAGATTGAGAATCATTGGAGTGACGGACCTCATCTAGCTGTGCTTCCATGACCTTAAGTTTATCCTAAATGAAACAAACAAGTATGCTGTATTCAGCATATCTGAGAGAAATTTATGGTGGTAGAACATAACAAAACCTAAGGATTACAAAATTACGAATATAAAGATGATAGTTCAACTGCTGAAGCAAAGCATTATTAACAACATTTTTAAATCATGGCCAAAACATAGATTCAATTTTTTGACTATTAACAAACCAAATTTCTAAACAAAAAAAGTGTGAATTTAACGTAAGAGCAGGACCTTGTAGACCCACAAGAAACCGATTTTTGTGTAGCCATTGTTACAAAGATTGGAGTTTTAACTAACacatttgtttttgaaattcaacaaatgcatatcatgaaaataaataaaccttatGATATTAGAACAATTGACAATTACTCAAAGCAAACATAATGCACCCAACAAGTACACATTAATAATAATGGTGCCATGCACAATAATACCCTCAAatatcaacaatttcaaagTTCATATCAATAGCACACTCAATAAGAAGAAATTCAACCTGCAGGGACTTAATAGTTGAATCATGACCCTGTATCAGTATTTTCTGTTCCTGCTCAACTTGAAACAGGTGAGCTAACTGACTCCTAAGCTGATTGTTTTGCTCCTTCTCAGTGTTTAGTTTCTCTGCCAGCATTGAATTCTCCCACTGAAGGTAACAATATATATCAGAGTTAGTATTCCACCGATTCACATCAACAAGAGGAGGCAACAAGAGCATAGCTCACAATAGAAATGAAATAGTTCAGTATGGAACATTCTCTCTAGTTATGAAGCTTATAAatccaacaaaacaaacaaaaaatgagGATATGTGTAAATGGTTGAGGTGCATCTACgtctttttaaacaaattagCTCCGTTCTCAATAGATCTGTGTTTCCAACTGTCAAGAGAAAAAAGATGGTAGTGGCCATCTGACAGGCCATTTTTGGTAAGAAAGAAGTGCCTCAGTTTCTTGATAATCAGTTAACACAGTTCAAAATTGCACTAAATacttagattgaaaaatagcagcaTTTATAGAAAGCAAGGTATGGACATATTAGTATAGTTGAAATGCGTATAGGGGATGTGTAGGGTACATATAGTTCCACTTATTCAGGTTGATTAAAATAGGACAGACAACTGCACCAATATAAGAGTCCTCATGTGATTTCGGTATAACCACATGAAAATATTGAGCACTATAATTATGTCAACCATGAGGAATAATTTGTCCTACTGCTTTCACAATGGAATTAAATATCGCATCCAAACATCAAAAAATTACTTTCAAGTATTCCACTTCCTTATCCTCAAAGGAATCAAAATAATCACTGCATAATTGTAAGGCATTTTGCTCCAtgaataattcattttttagtAAATATCAACTTGCATTAAATAATGACAAAGGACGAGGTATTTAACAGTTGGCAAGCATTGAATCAGATGTGTCTGAGAGATTTTATATTGATGTCTCATCCACCCGCAAGTACTCCACATTGGCTTCAAAATTACCATGGTAAAAATATGATCACCAA containing:
- the LOC120282248 gene encoding kinesin-like protein KIN-14L isoform X1; protein product: MADQQKNRWTWEVPGFEPRKSVEDPKPVSPLARRYSISTPSVAPRAELAKHSVAVKLQSLKDQLKHAREDYLELRQEANDLREYSNAKLDRVTRYLGVLADKARKLDQAAVESEARVAPLINEKKRLFNDLLTAKGNVKVFCRTRPLFEDEGTSIVEFPDEFTVRINTGDDSLAIPKKDFEFDRVYGPHVGQGEFFRDMQPFIQSAMDGFNVSIFAYGQSHSGKTYTMEGSSSERGLYLRSFEELFDLSISDATSTSRYDFYFTALELYNEEVRDLLAEFRNSLPRVQMGPPDSVVEVVQEKVDNPLDFSRVLKAALQNYTRDPSKANVSQLILTIHIRYTNWVTMENLYSKLSLVDLPGSECLLVEDASGDHVKDFLHVSKSLSALGDVLSSLTSKKETIPYENSMLTKILSDSLGDSSKTLLIINICPDALSLSKTLSTLNFSARARNAELSLGNRDTIKKWRDVANDSRKELYEKEKEILDLRQEGLELNLALKDANDQCILLFNEVQKAWKVSFTLQADLKWENSMLAEKLNTEKEQNNQLRSQLAHLFQVEQEQKILIQGHDSTIKSLQDKLKVMEAQLDEVRHSNDSQSALQSESGSLGVSAPKATGDSVNSSDVTRKLEEELAKRDALIERLHEENEKLFDRLTEKASLGGSPQVSSPSIKKTSGLQAKDLNRNDTSNVSTVDVLPLPDGQDKSSSAGAIVKSGSEKGKTTPAGEYLTAALTEFDPDQFESFAAIADGANKLLMLVLAAVIKAGAAREHEILAEIRDAVFSFIRKIEPRRVMDTMLVSRVRILYIRSLLARSPELQSIKVSPVERFLEKANTGRSRSSSRSSSPGRSPVYYDSSTRNAIIDEHVQGFKVNIKQEKKSKFSSIVLKLRGIDQETWRQHVTGGKLREITEEAKAFAIGNKALAALFVHTPAGELQRQIRSWLAENFEFLSVTGSDATAGMTGQLELLSTAIMDGWMAGLGAAQPPNTDALGQLLSEYTKRVYTSQLQHLKDIAGTLAMEEADDLPHVNKLRSALESVDHKRRKILQQMRSDAALITKEEGGSPIHNPSTAAEDARLASLISLESILKQVKEIIRQTAVRSLTKTKKKALLASLDELAGQMPSLLDMDHPCAQRHISDARRMVEPIPEEEGDSSEDSQSGQPSTADTEVTQWNVLQFNTGSSVPFIIKCGANSNSELVIKADARVQEPKGGEIVRVAPRPSSLANMTFEEIKHVFDQLPEAISSLALARTADGTRARYSRLYRTLASKVSSLKHLVDELEKGGNSERR
- the LOC120282248 gene encoding kinesin-like protein KIN-14L isoform X2 encodes the protein MRRKGNVKVFCRTRPLFEDEGTSIVEFPDEFTVRINTGDDSLAIPKKDFEFDRVYGPHVGQGEFFRDMQPFIQSAMDGFNVSIFAYGQSHSGKTYTMEGSSSERGLYLRSFEELFDLSISDATSTSRYDFYFTALELYNEEVRDLLAEFRNSLPRVQMGPPDSVVEVVQEKVDNPLDFSRVLKAALQNYTRDPSKANVSQLILTIHIRYTNWVTMENLYSKLSLVDLPGSECLLVEDASGDHVKDFLHVSKSLSALGDVLSSLTSKKETIPYENSMLTKILSDSLGDSSKTLLIINICPDALSLSKTLSTLNFSARARNAELSLGNRDTIKKWRDVANDSRKELYEKEKEILDLRQEGLELNLALKDANDQCILLFNEVQKAWKVSFTLQADLKWENSMLAEKLNTEKEQNNQLRSQLAHLFQVEQEQKILIQGHDSTIKSLQDKLKVMEAQLDEVRHSNDSQSALQSESGSLGVSAPKATGDSVNSSDVTRKLEEELAKRDALIERLHEENEKLFDRLTEKASLGGSPQVSSPSIKKTSGLQAKDLNRNDTSNVSTVDVLPLPDGQDKSSSAGAIVKSGSEKGKTTPAGEYLTAALTEFDPDQFESFAAIADGANKLLMLVLAAVIKAGAAREHEILAEIRDAVFSFIRKIEPRRVMDTMLVSRVRILYIRSLLARSPELQSIKVSPVERFLEKANTGRSRSSSRSSSPGRSPVYYDSSTRNAIIDEHVQGFKVNIKQEKKSKFSSIVLKLRGIDQETWRQHVTGGKLREITEEAKAFAIGNKALAALFVHTPAGELQRQIRSWLAENFEFLSVTGSDATAGMTGQLELLSTAIMDGWMAGLGAAQPPNTDALGQLLSEYTKRVYTSQLQHLKDIAGTLAMEEADDLPHVNKLRSALESVDHKRRKILQQMRSDAALITKEEGGSPIHNPSTAAEDARLASLISLESILKQVKEIIRQTAVRSLTKTKKKALLASLDELAGQMPSLLDMDHPCAQRHISDARRMVEPIPEEEGDSSEDSQSGQPSTADTEVTQWNVLQFNTGSSVPFIIKCGANSNSELVIKADARVQEPKGGEIVRVAPRPSSLANMTFEEIKHVFDQLPEAISSLALARTADGTRARYSRLYRTLASKVSSLKHLVDELEKGGNSERR